The following are encoded in a window of Nakamurella sp. A5-74 genomic DNA:
- a CDS encoding alpha/beta hydrolase codes for MHFSSDKTLDDGVLEREFSLGEIPGILWTPPSPPSPLILLGHPGGLRAMYPRLVGRAQHSAANGFAAATIELPGSGDRIRSADAEQARADLRRALAAGEPVDEIVDRLIIPLVEKAVPEWQTTLDALLALPEIRGPVGYSGGVIAIGVRLARIEPRIAAAGLFAGSFVPGIMFDEARQVTIPIRVLLQWDDEGNDRQLALDLFDAFGSQEKTLQANMGGHTGVPQFAGDDAARFFARHLT; via the coding sequence ATGCACTTCAGCTCCGACAAGACCCTCGATGACGGCGTCCTCGAACGCGAGTTCAGCCTCGGCGAGATTCCCGGCATCCTGTGGACACCCCCGTCTCCACCGTCGCCACTGATCCTGCTGGGCCATCCCGGTGGGTTGCGCGCGATGTACCCCCGGCTGGTGGGACGAGCCCAGCACTCCGCGGCGAACGGCTTCGCCGCGGCCACCATCGAGCTCCCCGGGAGCGGCGACCGGATCCGATCGGCCGATGCCGAGCAGGCCCGCGCCGATCTGCGCCGGGCGCTGGCAGCCGGCGAGCCGGTCGACGAGATCGTCGACCGATTGATCATCCCGCTGGTGGAGAAGGCCGTCCCGGAGTGGCAGACCACCCTGGACGCACTCCTCGCCCTGCCCGAGATCCGCGGCCCGGTCGGCTACTCCGGCGGGGTGATCGCCATCGGTGTCCGGCTGGCGCGGATCGAACCGCGCATTGCGGCAGCCGGTCTCTTCGCCGGGAGCTTCGTTCCCGGCATCATGTTCGACGAGGCCCGCCAGGTGACGATTCCGATTCGTGTTCTGCTGCAGTGGGATGACGAAGGGAACGACCGGCAGCTGGCGCTGGACCTGTTCGACGCCTTCGGGTCCCAGGAGAAGACGCTGCAGGCGAACATGGGCGGGCACACCGGCGTCCCGCAGTTCGCCGGGGACGACGCGGCCAGGTTCTTCGCTCGGCACCTCACATGA
- a CDS encoding tyrosine-protein phosphatase, whose product MATPNWIEADGLVNLRDVGGIPTTDGGRIATDRLLRSDNLQDLSERDLALFAERGLTDVVDLRTGVEVRGEGPGPMSGVAGVTIHHHTLFIEDELHPPESSTGPAPEPVTVGKDTDGRPGESVRSEALPWVGLESSEEHENPVAGHYLSYLKDRPDSVLAALRVIAGARGATLVHCAAGKDRTGTIVALALLIAGADEQAVIDDYAASSDRMEQIVARLIASPTYRENLSGRPMSSHLTHPETMQGVLDALRRRGGVLAALAEAGWTDEDTARMRAKLLG is encoded by the coding sequence ATGGCGACACCGAACTGGATCGAGGCTGACGGACTGGTCAATCTGCGGGACGTCGGCGGTATCCCGACGACGGACGGCGGAAGGATCGCGACCGATCGGCTGTTGCGATCGGACAACCTGCAGGACCTCAGCGAGCGGGATCTGGCTCTGTTCGCGGAGCGGGGTCTGACCGACGTGGTCGACCTCCGGACGGGGGTCGAGGTACGGGGTGAAGGTCCGGGGCCGATGTCCGGAGTCGCCGGGGTGACGATCCACCACCACACCCTGTTCATCGAGGACGAGCTCCACCCACCCGAGAGCTCGACCGGACCGGCGCCCGAGCCGGTGACGGTCGGGAAGGACACCGACGGTCGGCCGGGGGAGAGCGTGCGGTCGGAAGCGTTGCCGTGGGTCGGACTCGAGTCGTCCGAGGAGCACGAGAACCCTGTCGCGGGCCACTACCTGTCGTATCTCAAGGATCGCCCGGACTCGGTGCTCGCCGCGCTCCGGGTGATCGCCGGCGCCCGGGGTGCGACCCTGGTGCACTGCGCCGCGGGCAAGGACCGCACGGGGACGATCGTCGCGCTGGCACTGCTGATCGCCGGTGCTGACGAGCAGGCGGTGATCGACGACTACGCCGCCAGCAGCGACCGGATGGAGCAGATCGTCGCCCGATTGATCGCGTCGCCCACCTATCGGGAGAACCTCAGCGGCCGCCCGATGTCGTCGCACCTGACGCATCCGGAGACGATGCAGGGCGTGCTGGACGCGCTGCGCCGGCGTGGCGGCGTCCTGGCGGCGCTCGCCGAGGCCGGCTGGACCGACGAGGACACCGCGCGGATGCGCGCGAAGTTGCTGGGCTGA
- a CDS encoding trypsin-like peptidase domain-containing protein: protein MSDQHPHTDPEQPGSPENISSHPSSDGQAPRVSAPYDQGSESAPAAPYRAAEATDPAFRTAPTPVAQPTPVAQPATWAPGQPNTSPGGTDAQQIGYGYPRGEQAPQGQGQGQGQGQGQGQQNPPHDAQWWSRPSGALSRPSWQQSDSTRSQYAGTGTQQYPAGFGQGPLAPGQSYPAAGGGTALATKPRTGRKATAIGAAVVLGLGAAFGAGYWGSQLDQPAAAADSSLSQLATSPTVSVEAAADGSVQKVAAAVLPSVVSVVAVGQSESGEGSGVVLTADGLILTNYHVINGATELTVRFNNGSTAKATVIGGDATDDLAVIRATGVSGLTPATLGSSSSLAVGQPVVAIGSPLGLSATVTSGIVSALNRPVRTASSQQQQQQPQQQQQQQQDPSNPQGQTGQSTSTAQDTVLNAVQTDAAINPGNSGGPLVDMSGRVVGINSAIASLSSTQTSQGGSIGVGFSIPIDQAKRIADEIIKNGFATHAVLGASVRDAKSANELISSGALVAAITGGGAAANAGLKQGDTITAVGDQQVDSSDALIAAVRSQTPGAAVKITVLREGKSQTVEATLGSAKAN, encoded by the coding sequence ATGAGCGACCAGCACCCCCACACCGATCCCGAGCAACCGGGATCCCCCGAGAACATCTCGTCGCACCCCTCGTCGGACGGCCAGGCGCCCAGGGTGTCCGCACCGTACGACCAGGGGAGCGAGTCTGCGCCCGCCGCGCCGTACCGGGCAGCGGAGGCCACCGATCCGGCCTTCCGGACTGCGCCGACACCCGTCGCCCAGCCCACACCCGTCGCCCAGCCCGCGACCTGGGCGCCGGGACAGCCGAACACCAGCCCGGGCGGCACCGATGCCCAGCAGATCGGGTACGGCTACCCCCGTGGCGAGCAGGCGCCTCAGGGCCAGGGCCAGGGCCAGGGCCAGGGCCAGGGCCAGGGCCAGCAGAACCCCCCGCACGACGCCCAATGGTGGTCGCGACCGAGCGGAGCCCTCTCCAGGCCCTCGTGGCAGCAGAGTGACTCAACCCGATCGCAGTACGCAGGCACCGGGACGCAGCAGTACCCGGCCGGCTTCGGTCAGGGTCCGCTCGCGCCGGGACAGTCCTATCCGGCCGCCGGTGGCGGCACTGCTCTGGCCACCAAGCCCCGTACCGGTCGCAAGGCCACCGCGATCGGCGCCGCGGTCGTCCTCGGTCTCGGTGCGGCCTTCGGGGCCGGGTACTGGGGGTCGCAGCTGGACCAGCCCGCAGCCGCGGCAGACAGTTCTTTGAGCCAGCTCGCCACCTCGCCCACGGTGTCGGTGGAAGCGGCAGCCGACGGCAGCGTGCAAAAGGTCGCCGCCGCTGTCCTGCCGTCGGTCGTGTCGGTCGTGGCCGTCGGCCAGTCCGAGAGCGGCGAGGGCTCCGGCGTCGTCTTGACCGCGGACGGACTGATCCTCACGAACTACCACGTGATCAACGGCGCCACCGAGCTGACGGTCCGCTTCAACAACGGCAGCACCGCCAAGGCGACCGTGATCGGCGGCGATGCGACCGACGACCTGGCTGTCATCAGGGCGACCGGCGTCTCCGGCCTGACCCCCGCAACGCTCGGGTCGTCCTCGTCGCTGGCCGTCGGTCAACCGGTGGTCGCCATCGGCTCGCCGTTGGGCCTGTCCGCCACCGTCACCAGCGGCATCGTCTCCGCGCTGAACCGGCCTGTCCGCACCGCGTCCAGCCAACAGCAGCAACAGCAGCCGCAGCAGCAGCAGCAGCAGCAGCAGGACCCGTCGAATCCGCAGGGCCAGACCGGCCAGAGCACCTCGACCGCCCAGGACACCGTGTTGAACGCCGTCCAGACGGATGCGGCGATCAACCCCGGCAACTCCGGCGGGCCGCTGGTCGACATGAGCGGTCGGGTGGTGGGCATCAATTCGGCCATCGCCTCACTGTCGAGCACCCAGACCAGCCAGGGCGGCAGCATCGGTGTCGGCTTCTCGATCCCGATCGACCAGGCCAAGCGGATTGCCGACGAGATCATCAAGAACGGCTTCGCGACCCACGCGGTGCTCGGTGCGAGCGTCCGGGATGCGAAGTCGGCCAACGAGCTGATCTCCAGCGGCGCCCTGGTGGCTGCCATCACCGGCGGCGGAGCAGCTGCCAACGCCGGGCTGAAGCAGGGCGACACCATCACCGCTGTCGGTGACCAGCAGGTCGACTCGTCCGATGCCCTCATCGCCGCCGTGCGATCACAGACTCCGGGCGCCGCCGTCAAGATCACCGTCCTGCGGGAAGGCAAATCCCAGACGGTGGAGGCCACGCTGGGCAGCGCCAAGGCCAACTGA
- a CDS encoding aminodeoxychorismate/anthranilate synthase component II — protein MARILVIDNYDSFVYNLVQYLEQLGAECIVVRNDAITASEIEALGVDGVLLSPGPGTPADAGVTEDVIRWAAGKLPVFGVCLGLQAIAEVYGGVVDRAEELLHGRTSEVTHADVGVLQGLPEPFTATRYHSLAVEEGTVPDELEVTARTLGGVIMALRHREHAIEGVQFHPESVLTQGGHLMLANWLAVCGDPSAIDRVAPLAQDVERLRLGAVAR, from the coding sequence ATGGCACGCATCCTGGTGATCGACAACTACGACTCGTTCGTCTACAACCTGGTCCAGTACCTGGAGCAGCTCGGCGCCGAGTGCATCGTCGTCCGCAACGATGCCATCACCGCGTCCGAGATCGAGGCGCTCGGCGTCGATGGGGTGCTGTTGTCTCCCGGGCCAGGAACGCCGGCCGATGCGGGGGTCACCGAGGACGTCATCCGCTGGGCGGCCGGGAAGCTGCCGGTGTTCGGCGTCTGCCTCGGGCTGCAGGCGATCGCCGAGGTCTACGGCGGCGTGGTCGACCGCGCGGAGGAGCTCCTGCACGGCCGGACCTCCGAGGTCACCCACGCGGATGTCGGTGTGCTGCAAGGCCTTCCAGAGCCTTTCACCGCCACTCGGTACCACTCGCTGGCCGTCGAGGAGGGCACCGTCCCGGACGAGCTGGAGGTCACCGCGCGGACGCTCGGCGGCGTGATCATGGCGCTGCGGCACCGGGAGCATGCGATCGAAGGTGTGCAGTTCCATCCGGAATCCGTGCTCACCCAGGGCGGCCATCTCATGCTCGCGAACTGGCTTGCGGTGTGCGGCGATCCGTCGGCCATCGACAGGGTGGCTCCATTGGCGCAGGACGTCGAGCGACTCCGACTGGGTGCCGTCGCACGCTGA
- a CDS encoding DUF881 domain-containing protein, translated as MGFVCLIAGILLGAVRGYFTAHDTRSISADLSSVVRDQENRLAGADARARTLQGNIDAAAAQDVSPEVSVARVAADAQRSNAQLDAVTGPAVRVSLDDAHRDDDGNYPAGVNPDDLVVHQQDVQAVVNALWSGGAEAMTIMDQRVIATSAVRCIGNTLLLQGRTYSPPFVVTAIGPADDMQAALEEAPGVNLFRQYVSRFGLDYEVESVPTVVLPGYQGVVSLTAAQPVR; from the coding sequence GTGGGGTTCGTGTGCCTGATCGCCGGGATCCTGCTCGGCGCCGTCCGCGGCTACTTCACCGCCCACGACACGCGCAGCATCTCGGCCGACCTGAGCTCGGTGGTCCGCGACCAGGAGAACAGGCTCGCGGGCGCGGACGCGCGGGCCCGGACCTTGCAGGGGAACATCGATGCGGCCGCTGCCCAGGACGTCTCCCCGGAGGTCTCGGTCGCGCGCGTCGCCGCCGATGCCCAGCGATCGAACGCCCAGCTCGACGCAGTCACCGGTCCTGCGGTCCGGGTCTCGTTGGATGACGCACATCGCGATGATGACGGCAACTACCCGGCCGGGGTGAATCCGGACGACCTCGTGGTGCACCAACAGGACGTCCAGGCCGTGGTCAATGCGCTGTGGTCCGGCGGCGCCGAGGCGATGACGATCATGGACCAGCGGGTGATCGCCACCTCTGCCGTCCGATGTATCGGCAACACCCTGCTGCTGCAGGGGCGCACGTACTCGCCGCCGTTCGTCGTGACGGCCATCGGTCCCGCCGACGACATGCAGGCAGCCCTCGAGGAGGCGCCAGGGGTGAACCTGTTCCGCCAGTACGTGAGCAGGTTCGGCCTCGACTACGAGGTGGAGTCGGTACCGACGGTCGTCCTGCCCGGATACCAGGGAGTCGTGTCGCTGACCGCGGCCCAGCCGGTCCGATGA
- a CDS encoding PH domain-containing protein has product MWKTAVDNSLTPAASTWGFRPWLAAVGALLIAIGAGLALLTSEGRDRIVAGAAAVVGIVLVLVVLRLRHRLVVDRVGMTIRRFVGTDVIPWSEVLDIRSVAHRRMGSRSSLLELDLIDDGFLVFSATELGAPTDDVARRLRAWRSGNPLPESDDLGF; this is encoded by the coding sequence ATGTGGAAAACTGCTGTGGACAACTCGCTGACACCGGCGGCCTCCACCTGGGGGTTCCGTCCTTGGCTCGCCGCCGTCGGCGCGCTCCTGATCGCGATCGGTGCGGGACTGGCGTTGCTCACGTCCGAAGGCAGGGACCGGATCGTCGCCGGTGCGGCAGCGGTCGTCGGGATCGTCCTGGTGCTGGTCGTCCTGCGGTTGCGGCACCGCCTGGTGGTCGACCGGGTCGGGATGACGATCCGGCGGTTCGTCGGCACCGACGTCATCCCGTGGTCTGAGGTGCTGGACATCCGGTCGGTCGCGCACCGGCGGATGGGCTCCCGGTCGTCGCTGCTGGAGCTGGACCTCATCGACGACGGGTTCCTGGTCTTCAGCGCCACCGAGCTCGGCGCACCCACGGACGACGTGGCCCGTCGTCTGCGGGCCTGGCGCAGCGGGAACCCATTACCGGAAAGCGACGACCTCGGATTCTGA
- a CDS encoding ATP-binding cassette domain-containing protein yields MSSHPSLSSSPDTSVPSVVCTGVSFGWPDGGDVLHSLDVTFPAGRTGLIGDNGSGKSTLLRLIAGTLIPTAGHISVRGEVRDLPQQLTARTDRMIADLLGVAPVLAALARIEQGSTEVADFETVGDDWDIVERSEAALAALGLDEPGILQRPVGTVSGGQATLAGIAGLLLRPPDVTLLDEPTNNLDRDARQQLYRALGRWPGVLIVVSHDRALLEHVDSIAELSAAVPHVRPSSIRCYGGGWTQYREQLAAEQDSARRAVRDADAAVHREVRQLQDTRIKLDRRTRTANKAEREKRVPKIVAHGRRMQAQVSAGRLRIEMEGKVEQARSTLEDAETIAREPDVIRVDLPQTVVPAGRTVLRIRWAAERVGPDRSEPSTESGGAVDLLVRGPERIALIGPNGCGKTTLLRAVLGAAGGVDQLLRTRVGVPVGSLAQRIELPDERSVLDWMRSRNAALNPQQVRAAMARFLIGKTKIDRQLGSLSGGERFRVALAGVLLADPAPQLLLLDEPTNNLDLASSAALAQALQGYRGAVLVASHDEDFLGEIGTTRVWQRQEFTGLGGWTDIPAAYPRRHGDTELDRG; encoded by the coding sequence ATGTCATCGCATCCCAGCCTGTCCAGCTCACCGGACACCTCCGTCCCCTCCGTCGTCTGTACCGGCGTCAGCTTCGGCTGGCCCGACGGTGGCGACGTGCTGCATTCCCTCGACGTCACCTTTCCCGCCGGCCGCACCGGTCTGATCGGCGACAACGGCAGCGGCAAGTCGACGCTGCTGAGATTGATCGCAGGCACCCTCATCCCGACCGCTGGGCACATCTCGGTCCGCGGCGAGGTACGGGATCTGCCGCAACAGCTCACTGCCAGGACCGATCGCATGATCGCCGATCTGCTGGGTGTCGCACCGGTGCTCGCGGCGCTCGCTCGGATCGAGCAGGGCAGCACCGAGGTCGCCGACTTCGAGACCGTCGGCGACGACTGGGACATCGTGGAACGCTCCGAGGCCGCGCTCGCTGCACTCGGCCTGGACGAGCCCGGCATCCTGCAGCGGCCCGTCGGCACGGTGTCCGGCGGGCAGGCCACCCTCGCCGGGATCGCCGGCCTGCTGTTGCGCCCACCGGATGTCACGCTGCTCGACGAGCCCACCAACAACCTCGACCGGGACGCGCGTCAGCAGCTGTACCGCGCGCTCGGGCGCTGGCCGGGGGTGTTGATCGTGGTCAGCCACGACCGGGCGCTGTTGGAGCACGTCGACAGCATTGCCGAGCTGTCGGCGGCCGTACCGCACGTCCGGCCCAGTTCCATCCGGTGCTACGGCGGCGGGTGGACGCAGTACCGGGAACAGCTTGCCGCCGAACAGGATTCGGCCCGGCGGGCCGTCCGGGACGCCGACGCTGCGGTGCACCGGGAGGTACGCCAGCTGCAGGACACCCGGATCAAGCTCGATCGCCGGACCAGGACGGCCAACAAGGCGGAACGCGAGAAGCGGGTGCCGAAGATCGTCGCGCACGGCCGCCGGATGCAGGCGCAGGTCTCCGCCGGTCGGCTCCGGATCGAGATGGAGGGCAAGGTCGAGCAGGCCAGATCGACGCTCGAGGATGCCGAGACGATCGCCCGGGAACCCGACGTCATCAGGGTCGACCTGCCGCAGACCGTCGTTCCGGCCGGCCGGACCGTGCTGCGCATCCGCTGGGCTGCGGAGCGGGTCGGGCCCGACCGGTCCGAACCGTCGACCGAGTCGGGTGGGGCGGTCGATCTGTTGGTCCGCGGCCCCGAGCGGATCGCGCTGATCGGACCCAATGGCTGCGGCAAGACCACCCTGCTGCGGGCGGTGCTCGGTGCTGCCGGCGGGGTCGATCAGTTGCTCCGGACCCGGGTGGGTGTTCCGGTCGGGTCGCTCGCCCAGCGGATCGAACTGCCCGACGAGCGGAGCGTGCTGGACTGGATGCGGAGCAGGAACGCCGCCCTGAATCCCCAGCAGGTGCGCGCGGCCATGGCCAGGTTCCTGATCGGCAAGACCAAGATCGATCGGCAGCTGGGATCGCTGTCGGGTGGCGAGCGCTTCCGGGTGGCGCTGGCCGGCGTGCTGCTCGCCGATCCGGCTCCGCAACTGCTGCTGTTGGACGAGCCGACCAACAACCTCGACCTGGCCAGTTCAGCCGCGCTCGCCCAAGCGCTGCAGGGCTATCGGGGTGCGGTGCTCGTGGCGTCCCACGACGAGGATTTCCTCGGGGAGATCGGCACCACCCGGGTCTGGCAGCGGCAGGAGTTCACCGGACTCGGTGGCTGGACGGACATTCCCGCTGCGTACCCTCGGCGTCATGGCGACACCGAACTGGATCGAGGCTGA
- the pknB gene encoding Stk1 family PASTA domain-containing Ser/Thr kinase — protein sequence MTGQLFGDRYQVGDTLGFGGMSEVHRGRDLRLGRDVAIKVLRADLARDPSFQIRFRREAQNAASLNHPAIVAVYDTGETTGTNGTDKVPYIVMEYVDGETLRDLLKREGPLAPKRAMEIVADVSAALDFSHRHGIVHRDIKPANIMMTRAGAVKVMDFGIARAVADGQSSVTATAAVIGTAQYLSPEQARGEAVDARSDVYSTGCVIYELITGAPPFVGDSPVAVAYQHVREDPKPPSTVRPGLPREMDAIVLKALNKNPLNRYQTAAELRADLVRALSGQAVQAPRVMDDAERTEILGSSRGGPQRVGTGVSATPPILAAPRRFTEQWEDDDDDESSRTKKIWGYVGIGAICLALLAGAILLTVKFTSGPRPIADVTVPDLKTKTQAEAARILTSYKLQIAVDPSAVPGDNADKGKVVSQNPSGGTPRQPGSTVTVKIGAGVLNVTVPNLSGLSTSEATKEIQGLGLVTAVKKVESETAQIDLVQSQDPEKNASVPPGSKVTISVGAGPTLVVFPDGLVGLQLSDAEAKLKALKLQVKPNLVDGVEPADQVVAVQEFKAGDKVSENQIVTLDVSRSSLFVMPDVSTNRPSPEDARAQLAAAGFSNQPATEEQETSNAAEVGRVIGQTPAPQTKLNKLDTTVKLTIGIERTFEVPPLVGESADAARSELAAVGYDLNQLTINESSVPAPPGQGSFVAAQLQTDGSELLVGSNIPVSTPITLTLYAPEPPPSSQSVPSFPAPSSGQPSQSDPSQSSPSQSGPSQSGPSQSGPSQSSGAPGPGG from the coding sequence ATGACGGGACAACTGTTCGGCGATCGGTACCAGGTCGGCGACACGCTCGGTTTCGGCGGCATGTCGGAGGTCCACCGTGGCCGCGACCTGCGGCTCGGTCGGGACGTGGCGATCAAGGTGCTGCGCGCTGACCTGGCCCGTGACCCGTCCTTCCAGATCCGGTTCCGGCGTGAGGCCCAGAACGCCGCCTCGCTCAACCACCCGGCGATCGTCGCCGTCTACGACACCGGCGAGACCACCGGCACGAACGGCACCGACAAGGTGCCCTACATCGTCATGGAGTACGTCGACGGCGAGACGCTGCGCGACCTGCTCAAGCGGGAGGGACCGCTGGCTCCGAAGCGGGCGATGGAGATCGTCGCCGACGTGAGCGCCGCGCTCGACTTCTCGCACCGACACGGCATCGTGCACCGCGACATCAAACCCGCCAACATCATGATGACGCGGGCCGGCGCGGTGAAGGTGATGGACTTCGGCATCGCCAGGGCCGTCGCCGACGGACAGTCGTCGGTGACCGCCACCGCCGCCGTCATCGGCACCGCGCAGTACCTCTCGCCGGAGCAGGCCCGCGGCGAGGCGGTCGATGCCCGCAGCGACGTCTACTCCACCGGCTGCGTCATCTACGAACTGATCACCGGCGCACCTCCGTTCGTCGGGGATTCCCCGGTTGCTGTTGCCTACCAACACGTCCGGGAGGACCCGAAGCCGCCGAGCACCGTCCGACCGGGGTTGCCCCGGGAGATGGACGCCATCGTCCTCAAGGCGCTCAACAAGAACCCGCTCAACCGGTACCAGACGGCTGCCGAACTGCGCGCCGACCTGGTGCGCGCCCTGTCCGGCCAGGCCGTCCAGGCCCCGCGGGTGATGGACGACGCCGAGCGCACCGAGATCCTCGGCAGCTCGCGCGGCGGACCCCAGCGGGTCGGCACCGGGGTGTCCGCCACACCCCCGATCCTGGCCGCTCCGCGGAGGTTCACCGAGCAGTGGGAGGACGACGACGACGACGAGTCCTCCCGGACCAAGAAGATCTGGGGTTACGTCGGCATCGGCGCGATCTGTCTGGCGCTGCTGGCCGGTGCGATCCTGCTGACGGTCAAGTTCACCTCGGGACCGCGGCCGATCGCGGACGTCACCGTGCCGGATCTGAAGACCAAGACCCAGGCGGAGGCCGCCAGGATCCTGACCTCGTACAAGCTGCAAATTGCGGTCGATCCGAGTGCCGTCCCCGGCGACAACGCCGACAAGGGCAAGGTGGTCTCGCAGAACCCGTCCGGCGGGACTCCCCGCCAGCCGGGCTCCACCGTCACGGTGAAGATCGGCGCCGGGGTGCTCAACGTGACGGTGCCCAACCTGTCGGGACTGTCCACCTCGGAGGCGACGAAGGAGATCCAGGGGCTCGGTCTGGTCACGGCCGTGAAGAAGGTCGAATCGGAGACAGCTCAGATCGACCTGGTGCAGAGCCAGGATCCGGAGAAGAACGCCAGCGTGCCACCGGGATCGAAGGTGACCATCAGCGTCGGCGCCGGACCCACCCTGGTGGTGTTCCCCGACGGCCTCGTCGGACTGCAGCTCAGCGACGCGGAGGCCAAGCTGAAGGCGCTCAAGCTGCAGGTGAAGCCGAACCTGGTGGACGGCGTCGAGCCGGCCGACCAGGTGGTCGCCGTGCAGGAGTTCAAGGCCGGCGACAAGGTTTCGGAGAACCAGATCGTCACCCTCGACGTGTCCAGGAGCAGCCTCTTCGTGATGCCGGATGTGAGCACGAACCGGCCCAGCCCGGAGGATGCGCGGGCTCAACTCGCCGCAGCCGGGTTCTCGAACCAGCCCGCCACCGAGGAGCAGGAGACGTCCAACGCCGCCGAGGTGGGCCGGGTGATCGGGCAGACGCCTGCACCGCAGACCAAGCTCAACAAGCTCGACACCACCGTGAAGCTGACCATCGGGATCGAGCGGACCTTCGAGGTCCCGCCGCTGGTCGGCGAGTCTGCGGACGCCGCACGCTCGGAGCTCGCCGCGGTCGGGTACGACCTGAACCAGCTGACGATCAACGAGTCGAGCGTCCCGGCACCGCCCGGTCAGGGCAGCTTCGTCGCAGCGCAATTGCAGACCGACGGTTCGGAACTGCTGGTGGGGTCGAACATCCCGGTCTCGACCCCGATCACCCTGACGCTCTACGCGCCGGAGCCGCCGCCCAGTTCGCAGAGCGTGCCGAGTTTCCCAGCCCCGTCGTCGGGTCAGCCCTCGCAGAGCGACCCGTCACAGAGCAGCCCGTCACAGAGCGGCCCGTCGCAGAGCGGCCCGTCGCAGAGCGGCCCGTCGCAGAGCTCCGGCGCACCGGGACCGGGCGGCTGA
- a CDS encoding cell division protein CrgA: MPKSKVRKKATTATATSSRATQTGSGGAGAVTATTKRVKVAGPSSPVYIGIMLGLMLLGLAWLVVNYLWGHSIPFMASLGSWNFLIGFVLMIAGLVMAMRWR, from the coding sequence GTGCCCAAGTCCAAGGTGCGTAAGAAGGCCACCACGGCCACGGCCACGTCCTCGCGCGCGACGCAGACGGGGTCCGGCGGCGCCGGTGCGGTCACCGCGACAACCAAGCGCGTGAAGGTCGCCGGACCATCGAGCCCGGTGTACATCGGCATCATGCTCGGCCTGATGCTGCTCGGCCTGGCCTGGTTGGTCGTCAACTACCTGTGGGGCCACTCGATCCCGTTCATGGCGTCGCTCGGCAGCTGGAACTTCCTGATCGGGTTCGTGCTGATGATCGCCGGCCTCGTCATGGCGATGCGCTGGCGCTGA
- a CDS encoding class E sortase, which yields MLQDALDQQSSGGRHAAGPVSAAARTERASARRATRTPPPPLSVGRWIVRGVGELLITVGLVLVLLVVYEVFVTDWVGARKQAAATEQLDTRWERSGPAVVTVPGSGGSTVPGPSASATPVTPVTPVAPGEQVDPATRTKRYDTVVGEGFAKIYVPSFGTDYVFTVIEGTNPDDLYVGPGHYEGTQYPGQPGNFAVAGHRVSKGSPFNDLDLVQACDSIVVQTQDDWFVYRVLPMQDEAATWNVAAHAHCTGVPKPAGAYAQVFGRTIVQPTDGAVVFPVPGSNSDAVPTDAERLITLTTCHPQFSDAQRMIIHGTLVASYAKSAGFRPPELDAESE from the coding sequence ATGCTCCAGGACGCGCTCGATCAGCAGTCTTCCGGCGGCCGGCATGCAGCCGGACCCGTGAGCGCCGCCGCGCGGACCGAGCGGGCGAGCGCCCGACGGGCGACCCGCACCCCGCCGCCACCGCTGTCGGTCGGCCGGTGGATCGTCCGGGGGGTCGGTGAGCTGCTGATCACCGTCGGCCTGGTGCTCGTACTGCTGGTGGTCTACGAGGTCTTTGTGACCGACTGGGTCGGTGCCCGCAAACAGGCCGCCGCCACCGAACAGCTCGACACCCGGTGGGAGCGCAGCGGTCCCGCGGTGGTGACTGTGCCGGGATCGGGCGGCAGCACCGTGCCCGGGCCGTCCGCTTCTGCGACTCCGGTGACCCCGGTGACCCCCGTGGCGCCCGGTGAGCAGGTCGATCCGGCGACCAGGACGAAGCGCTACGACACGGTGGTGGGCGAAGGATTCGCCAAGATCTACGTGCCGTCGTTCGGCACCGACTACGTGTTCACCGTGATCGAGGGGACGAATCCTGACGATCTCTACGTCGGCCCCGGGCACTACGAAGGCACTCAGTACCCGGGGCAGCCGGGCAACTTCGCCGTTGCGGGACACCGGGTTTCGAAGGGGTCGCCGTTCAACGATCTCGACCTCGTGCAGGCCTGCGACTCGATCGTCGTGCAGACGCAGGACGACTGGTTCGTCTACCGCGTGCTGCCCATGCAGGATGAAGCTGCTACCTGGAATGTCGCCGCCCATGCGCACTGCACGGGGGTTCCGAAACCGGCCGGTGCGTACGCGCAGGTGTTCGGCCGGACGATCGTGCAGCCCACCGACGGCGCCGTGGTGTTCCCGGTCCCCGGTTCGAACAGCGACGCGGTCCCGACCGACGCCGAGCGGTTGATCACCCTGACGACCTGCCACCCACAGTTCTCCGATGCGCAACGGATGATCATCCACGGCACCCTGGTCGCTTCCTACGCCAAGTCGGCCGGGTTCCGGCCGCCCGAGCTCGACGCCGAGAGTGAGTGA